The proteins below are encoded in one region of Dehalococcoidales bacterium:
- a CDS encoding ATP-binding cassette domain-containing protein has product MVGNDHLLEIENLTMFFPVTAGVMRKKVADVRAVDNVSFYIKKGETLGLVGESGCGKTTTGRSILQLYKVTGGRVLFNGSDLCKLKGEKLRQARRHMQLIFQDPYASLNPRMTAGDIVGEPMMVHNLVKGGEYKDQVADLLKLVELEPRMAVRYPHEFSGGQRQRLGIARALAVRPSFIVCDEPVSALDVSIQAQVIQLLMRLREELNLTYLFIAHDLSVVRHISDRVAVMYLGKIMEITTSDELYDNPLHPYTQALLSAVPIPDPKIDRQRKRILLTGDVPSPVNPPSGCHFHPRCHRTADACREHEPELKDVGNEHWVACHHL; this is encoded by the coding sequence ATGGTTGGAAATGACCACCTGCTAGAAATTGAGAACCTGACGATGTTTTTCCCGGTCACGGCCGGTGTTATGCGGAAGAAAGTGGCTGACGTCAGAGCCGTAGACAACGTAAGCTTTTATATCAAGAAGGGCGAGACACTGGGACTGGTGGGTGAAAGCGGCTGTGGCAAGACCACTACCGGACGCAGTATCCTGCAACTTTACAAAGTTACCGGTGGCAGGGTTCTTTTCAACGGCAGTGACCTGTGCAAACTCAAAGGAGAAAAACTAAGGCAGGCGCGGCGGCATATGCAGTTGATATTCCAGGACCCCTATGCCTCACTCAATCCCCGTATGACCGCCGGGGACATCGTTGGTGAGCCAATGATGGTGCATAACCTGGTCAAGGGCGGTGAATACAAAGACCAGGTCGCCGACCTGCTCAAGCTGGTAGAGCTTGAGCCGCGCATGGCGGTGCGCTACCCTCATGAATTCAGCGGCGGGCAACGGCAGCGCCTCGGAATAGCCCGTGCGCTGGCGGTAAGACCCAGCTTTATCGTCTGTGATGAGCCTGTCTCAGCTTTAGATGTCTCCATCCAGGCACAGGTTATCCAGTTGCTGATGAGACTCCGGGAAGAGCTTAATCTTACCTACCTGTTCATCGCTCATGACCTTTCCGTAGTCCGTCATATCAGTGACCGGGTGGCGGTAATGTATCTGGGTAAGATTATGGAGATCACCACCAGTGACGAGCTTTACGATAACCCGCTTCACCCCTATACGCAGGCGTTGCTCTCCGCAGTACCCATACCTGACCCGAAAATAGACCGCCAGCGCAAACGAATACTACTAACCGGCGATGTACCCAGCCCCGTTAACCCCCCCAGTGGTTGCCATTTCCACCCCAGATGCCACCGGACGGCTGATGCCTGCCGGGAGCACGAACCAGAGCTAAAGGACGTGGGTAACGAACACTGGGTAGCGTGTCACCACTTGTAG